From a region of the Paraburkholderia hospita genome:
- a CDS encoding nitrilase-related carbon-nitrogen hydrolase, whose translation MSTLPSATLRVASIPFAARHGEIDHNVAHVVARIEQAARERVGLAVFPEACLTGGMDTPASAEARRTRRAEIAALAASVDSASVQAVADAVERTGVAAGVGLIERATNGDLYSSYVVCLPGGKRHVHRKLQRDGQRHIARGDCFTVFDAQAGWRLAVLIGGDNYLVENARMAALLGAALLVAPHAQTDASDEAGAWMRRALPARALDNGMFVVYSDAGDGAIVDPCGQVVAQRASGDDMIAADLDPASIGASPAHRWLEARRPDLYARLAHEPYSGAQLFEPRSANARGAVAVSVAVVKRTQARF comes from the coding sequence ATGTCCACCTTGCCCTCCGCGACGCTGCGCGTCGCGTCGATTCCGTTCGCCGCGCGGCACGGTGAGATCGACCATAACGTTGCGCACGTCGTCGCGCGGATCGAGCAGGCGGCACGCGAACGCGTCGGGCTCGCCGTGTTTCCCGAAGCCTGCCTGACGGGCGGCATGGACACGCCTGCGTCGGCGGAGGCACGCAGAACGCGGCGCGCGGAGATTGCAGCGCTTGCGGCGAGCGTCGATAGCGCGAGCGTGCAGGCCGTCGCCGATGCCGTCGAGCGAACTGGCGTGGCGGCGGGTGTCGGGCTGATCGAGCGCGCGACGAACGGCGATCTGTATAGCAGTTACGTCGTCTGTCTACCGGGCGGCAAGCGGCATGTGCATCGCAAGCTGCAACGCGATGGTCAGCGGCATATCGCGCGCGGCGACTGCTTCACGGTGTTCGATGCGCAAGCGGGATGGCGGCTCGCGGTGCTGATCGGCGGCGACAACTATCTGGTGGAGAACGCGCGCATGGCCGCGCTGCTCGGCGCGGCGCTGCTGGTCGCGCCGCATGCGCAGACGGACGCAAGCGACGAGGCGGGCGCATGGATGCGCCGCGCGCTGCCGGCGCGTGCGCTCGACAACGGCATGTTCGTCGTCTACAGCGACGCGGGCGACGGCGCGATTGTCGATCCCTGCGGTCAGGTCGTCGCCCAACGCGCATCCGGCGACGATATGATCGCCGCGGATCTCGATCCCGCTTCGATCGGCGCGAGTCCGGCGCACCGCTGGCTCGAAGCGCGACGCCCGGACCTGTATGCGCGGCTCGCGCATGAACCGTATTCAGGCGCGCAGCTTTTCGAGCCGCGCAGCGCGAATGCGCGCGGCGCTGTGGCCGTGAGCGTCGCAGTCGTGAAGCGCACGCAGGCGCGTTTCTGA
- a CDS encoding SET domain-containing protein — MRRLSVRRSPIHGKGVFALCMLAAGERIIEYKGEVTSWRRAARRIERTGDYGHTFVFGLSDGRVIDGSVGGNSARWLNHACRANCEAVEIDGRVFIEAAVDIQQGEELFISYGLAVDDPQDEETRSQYVCRCGSPACRGTMLATGEDALA; from the coding sequence ATGCGTCGTTTATCAGTCAGGCGGTCGCCGATTCACGGCAAAGGTGTGTTCGCGCTATGCATGCTCGCGGCGGGCGAACGCATCATCGAATACAAAGGCGAAGTGACGTCATGGCGGCGTGCCGCGCGGCGCATCGAACGCACGGGCGACTACGGGCACACATTCGTGTTCGGCCTGTCGGATGGACGCGTGATCGACGGCAGCGTCGGCGGCAATAGCGCGCGCTGGCTGAACCACGCGTGCCGGGCCAATTGCGAGGCGGTCGAGATCGACGGCCGCGTGTTCATCGAAGCCGCCGTCGATATCCAGCAGGGCGAAGAACTGTTCATCTCGTACGGACTGGCCGTCGACGACCCGCAAGACGAGGAAACGCGCAGCCAGTATGTGTGCCGGTGCGGATCGCCTGCATGCCGCGGCACGATGCTCGCGACGGGGGAAGACGCGCTGGCTTGA
- a CDS encoding ATP-binding protein: MTQPRSTSIRRRLMWLILVSVGAVWAVMFAWSFNNATREVDEWDRARLIQLAHLLARLDDPNLARLATGGIDVRNEYSRASPALDDDTDARPRYALFEVRDAAGRVIVASPGLAALHRAAQPGEAAQSVHTMTVDGQPWLAYALQDSATGRMVRVFEPANVRSDLTTGVASRIARPMAFALPVLALLVWFSVGHSFRPLSTISKAVRMRDSRNLEPIHVNPSPAEVRPLVDAINQLLARLQQSILRERAFTADAAHELKTPLAAIKVQAQVALAAHDSAQQQQAMRRVVQGVDRSAHLAEQLLLLARLDERDTVATAPVRLHEVAGEAIAFRAPHAEDKSMAVVLSGERDAEVYADRALARTLIDNLLDNAIKYGEAGGRVHITVLADAQTVSLTVSDNGPGVSDEERLRLTDRFFRGASASASGNGSGLGLSIVARIAAHFNAQIHIGSGIGRRGLAVQIAFPRVPGARPRETAGTS, encoded by the coding sequence ATGACGCAGCCGCGCTCGACATCGATCCGCCGCCGCCTGATGTGGCTGATTCTCGTCAGCGTCGGCGCGGTGTGGGCAGTCATGTTCGCGTGGAGCTTCAACAACGCGACGCGTGAAGTCGACGAATGGGACAGAGCTCGCCTGATCCAGCTCGCGCATCTGCTGGCGCGGCTCGACGACCCGAACCTGGCGCGGCTCGCAACTGGCGGTATCGATGTTCGCAACGAGTACTCGCGCGCGTCGCCCGCCCTCGACGACGACACCGACGCGCGGCCCCGCTATGCGCTCTTCGAGGTGCGCGATGCAGCCGGCCGCGTGATCGTCGCGAGCCCCGGCCTTGCCGCGCTGCATCGCGCCGCCCAGCCGGGCGAAGCCGCGCAAAGCGTGCACACGATGACCGTGGACGGCCAGCCTTGGCTCGCCTACGCGTTGCAAGACAGTGCAACGGGCCGCATGGTGCGCGTGTTCGAACCGGCCAACGTGCGCAGTGACCTGACGACGGGCGTGGCGAGCCGCATCGCGCGGCCGATGGCGTTTGCGCTGCCCGTGCTCGCGCTGCTCGTCTGGTTCAGCGTGGGCCACAGCTTCAGGCCGCTGTCGACGATCTCGAAGGCCGTGCGCATGCGCGACAGCCGCAATCTCGAGCCGATTCACGTCAATCCGTCACCCGCCGAAGTCCGGCCGCTCGTCGATGCGATCAACCAGTTGCTCGCGCGATTGCAGCAGTCGATCCTGCGCGAGCGCGCGTTCACGGCCGACGCCGCGCACGAGCTGAAGACGCCGCTGGCCGCGATCAAGGTCCAGGCGCAGGTGGCGCTCGCCGCGCACGACAGCGCGCAACAGCAGCAGGCGATGCGCCGCGTGGTCCAGGGCGTCGACCGCAGCGCGCATCTTGCCGAGCAGCTGCTGCTGCTCGCGCGGCTCGATGAGCGCGACACGGTGGCGACGGCGCCCGTCCGGCTGCATGAGGTCGCCGGCGAGGCGATCGCGTTCCGCGCGCCGCATGCTGAAGACAAATCGATGGCGGTGGTGCTCTCGGGCGAGCGCGACGCCGAAGTCTATGCGGACCGCGCGCTGGCCCGCACGCTGATCGACAACCTGCTCGACAACGCAATCAAGTACGGCGAGGCCGGCGGACGCGTACACATCACCGTGCTGGCCGACGCGCAGACGGTATCGCTGACGGTCTCCGACAACGGCCCCGGCGTCTCCGACGAAGAACGCCTGCGTCTCACCGACCGCTTCTTTCGCGGCGCGTCGGCGTCCGCGAGCGGCAACGGCAGCGGGCTCGGGTTGTCGATCGTCGCGCGCATTGCCGCGCATTTCAACGCGCAGATTCATATCGGCTCGGGCATCGGACGGCGCGGGCTTGCCGTGCAGATCGCGTTTCCGCGCGTGCCGGGCGCGCGCCCGCGTGAGACAGCGGGAACGTCCTGA
- a CDS encoding response regulator produces the protein MRILLVEDDDLIGSGLEVALRNAGFTVDWARDGQHAQLALATTPYLLVLLDLGLPKLSGMELLKSLRARGNDIPVLVLTAKDTAADKVRGLDAGADDYLGKPFDLAELVSRCRALIRRSQGRGSELIAWRDLSVDPVAQTVSRNGVRVPLTAREWAVLIHLLTHSGVPQPRARIEESLYGWQEEVESNAIEVHVSNLRKKLGGDVIRTVRGFGYIVDKT, from the coding sequence ATGCGCATTCTTCTCGTGGAAGACGACGACCTGATCGGCAGCGGCCTCGAAGTCGCGCTGCGCAATGCGGGCTTCACCGTCGACTGGGCGCGCGACGGTCAGCATGCGCAACTCGCGCTCGCGACCACGCCCTATCTGCTCGTGCTCCTCGATCTCGGCTTACCGAAACTTTCCGGCATGGAGCTGCTGAAGTCGCTGCGCGCACGCGGCAACGACATCCCCGTGCTCGTGCTCACCGCGAAGGACACCGCCGCCGACAAGGTGCGCGGCCTCGACGCCGGCGCCGACGACTACCTCGGCAAGCCGTTCGATCTCGCGGAGCTCGTCTCGCGCTGCCGTGCACTGATCCGCCGCTCGCAGGGGCGCGGCAGCGAGCTGATTGCCTGGCGCGACCTGAGCGTCGACCCCGTCGCGCAGACGGTATCGAGAAACGGCGTACGCGTGCCGCTCACCGCGCGCGAATGGGCCGTGCTGATCCACCTGCTCACGCACTCAGGCGTGCCGCAGCCGCGCGCCAGGATCGAGGAAAGCCTGTATGGCTGGCAAGAGGAAGTCGAAAGCAATGCGATCGAAGTGCACGTGTCGAACCTGCGCAAGAAGCTCGGCGGCGATGTGATCCGCACCGTGCGCGGCTTCGGCTATATCGTGGACAAGACATGA
- a CDS encoding cytochrome b — protein sequence MNLNAFAQRAAYDGVARLFHWLVALLVAAQFVIGWTMPDVHRDTLPNGLIAWHLGVGAAIVAAVACRIAWRATHVPQAAELSRALSVISSTTHALLYALLIAVPLAGWANASSRGWTVKLFGMVRYPDLTASGSPTGHALGDVHSWLAWVLLALIVLHVGGALFHRVVLKDNVLQRMLP from the coding sequence ATGAACCTCAATGCTTTTGCCCAACGCGCCGCCTATGACGGCGTCGCACGCCTGTTCCACTGGCTGGTCGCGCTGCTCGTCGCCGCGCAGTTTGTGATCGGCTGGACGATGCCTGACGTGCATCGCGATACGTTGCCCAACGGCTTGATCGCATGGCATCTTGGCGTGGGTGCGGCGATCGTCGCGGCGGTGGCGTGCCGCATTGCGTGGCGCGCGACGCATGTGCCGCAGGCCGCGGAATTGTCGCGCGCACTCAGCGTGATTTCATCGACGACGCATGCGCTGCTGTACGCGCTGCTGATCGCCGTGCCGCTCGCGGGATGGGCGAACGCGTCGTCGCGCGGCTGGACGGTGAAGCTGTTCGGGATGGTTCGCTATCCTGATCTGACGGCGTCCGGTTCGCCGACGGGCCACGCACTCGGCGACGTGCATAGCTGGCTTGCATGGGTGCTGCTTGCGCTGATCGTGCTGCATGTAGGCGGCGCGTTGTTTCACCGCGTCGTGCTGAAAGACAACGTGTTGCAGCGGATGCTGCCGTAA
- the hpnI gene encoding bacteriohopanetetrol glucosamine biosynthesis glycosyltransferase HpnI translates to MQDTLLRIDWLPMMLVCGAALYALMAVLASLVSVSRAAAHERRSLPARAPMPVSVLKPLCGAEPRLFDNLATFCEQSHPCFELICGVSSANDSAIAIVHRLQATYPHCRISLVVDPRVHGTNLKVSNLINLAQWAHHDVFVIADSDIAVEADYLERVCAPLAGPQVGVVTCLYRAKGIAGFWSRVGAQFINEWFVPSVRIAHAFGSTRFGFGATLALRRSTLAGIGGFERLRNTLADDYWLAGHVRELNLQTVLSPVVVETDVTERTLAALWDRETRWLRTIRSVNRTGFASLFVTFTLPWIVCGAWLAFALHRANEHPAVSIALVVAVVTGVSARVVLHALMGGERRQFWRDLALMPVRDALLFAQWVAGAFGSTVVWRGVRVPVEATDNATTVFRPEPANALEVSDGR, encoded by the coding sequence ATGCAGGACACGCTGTTACGTATTGACTGGTTACCGATGATGCTTGTGTGCGGCGCAGCGCTGTATGCCCTCATGGCCGTGCTGGCCTCGCTCGTGTCAGTGTCGCGTGCCGCCGCGCACGAACGGCGATCGTTGCCCGCGCGTGCGCCGATGCCCGTCAGCGTGCTCAAGCCTCTGTGCGGCGCCGAGCCACGGCTCTTCGACAATCTCGCGACCTTCTGCGAGCAGTCGCATCCGTGCTTCGAACTGATCTGCGGCGTATCGAGCGCGAACGATTCCGCTATCGCGATCGTCCATCGCCTGCAGGCCACCTATCCGCATTGCCGGATTTCGCTCGTCGTCGATCCGCGCGTGCACGGCACGAACCTGAAGGTGAGCAACCTGATCAATCTCGCGCAATGGGCGCACCATGACGTATTCGTGATCGCGGACAGCGATATCGCCGTCGAAGCGGATTACCTGGAGCGCGTTTGCGCGCCGCTCGCCGGTCCGCAGGTTGGCGTCGTCACGTGCCTGTATCGCGCGAAAGGCATTGCCGGCTTCTGGTCGCGCGTGGGGGCGCAGTTCATCAACGAATGGTTCGTGCCGTCGGTGCGCATCGCACATGCGTTTGGCTCGACGCGCTTCGGCTTCGGCGCGACGCTCGCGCTGCGGCGCTCGACGCTGGCGGGCATCGGCGGCTTCGAGCGGCTGCGTAACACGCTCGCCGACGACTACTGGCTGGCCGGTCATGTGCGCGAGTTGAATCTGCAAACGGTGCTGTCGCCCGTCGTCGTCGAGACGGATGTGACCGAGCGCACGCTCGCCGCGCTGTGGGATCGCGAGACGCGCTGGCTGCGCACGATCCGCTCGGTGAACCGCACGGGCTTCGCGTCGCTGTTCGTGACATTCACGCTGCCGTGGATAGTCTGCGGCGCGTGGCTCGCGTTCGCGTTGCATCGCGCGAACGAGCATCCCGCCGTGTCGATCGCGCTCGTCGTCGCTGTCGTGACGGGTGTGTCGGCGCGCGTCGTCCTGCATGCGCTGATGGGCGGCGAGCGACGCCAGTTCTGGCGCGATCTCGCGCTGATGCCCGTGCGCGATGCATTGCTGTTCGCGCAGTGGGTGGCAGGAGCGTTCGGCTCGACGGTGGTGTGGCGCGGCGTACGCGTGCCCGTCGAAGCCACGGACAACGCCACGACGGTTTTCCGGCCTGAACCCGCCAACGCACTCGAAGTATCCGATGGACGCTGA
- the hpnJ gene encoding hopanoid biosynthesis associated radical SAM protein HpnJ: protein MKKTLFLQAPSYDGFDGGAGSRYQAKREIRSFWYPTWLAQPAALVPGSRVLDAPADGLSVEASLAIAQEYELVVIHTSTPSFPTDALFAEQLKARAPKVLIGMVGAKVAVDPHNSLTASESIDFVCREEFDFTCKEIAEGLPFSQIKGLSYRAADGSIEHNEARPILENMDELPFVAPVYQRDLKIENYFIGYLKHPYVSIYTGRGCRSKCTFCLWPQTVGGHRYRTRSVENVLEEVKWIRDNMPEVKEIMFDDDTFTDFKPRVEEIARGLGKLGVTWSCNAKANVPYSTLKIMKENGLRLLLVGYESGDDQILLNIKKGLRTDIARRFSEDCRKLDIKIHGTFILGLPGETKETIQKTIEYAKDINPHTIQVSLAAPYPGTTLYKQAVENGWLEENKVINLVSKEGVQLAAIGYPHLSRDEIYHHLEQFYRQFYFRPSKIWEIVREMLLSWEMMKRRLREGVEFFRFLRAREA from the coding sequence ATGAAGAAGACGTTATTTTTGCAGGCACCGTCGTACGACGGTTTCGACGGCGGCGCGGGGTCGCGTTATCAGGCAAAGCGCGAGATCCGCTCGTTCTGGTATCCAACGTGGCTTGCGCAGCCGGCCGCGCTGGTGCCGGGCAGCCGCGTGCTCGACGCACCCGCCGATGGTCTTTCCGTCGAAGCGTCGCTCGCGATCGCGCAGGAATACGAACTCGTCGTCATCCATACGAGCACGCCGTCGTTTCCGACTGACGCACTGTTTGCTGAGCAGTTGAAAGCGCGCGCACCGAAGGTGTTGATCGGCATGGTCGGTGCGAAGGTCGCCGTCGATCCGCACAACTCGCTGACAGCGAGCGAGTCGATCGATTTCGTCTGCCGCGAAGAGTTCGATTTCACCTGCAAGGAGATCGCCGAAGGATTGCCGTTCTCGCAGATCAAGGGCCTGAGCTATCGCGCCGCGGACGGCTCGATCGAGCACAATGAAGCGCGCCCGATCCTCGAGAACATGGACGAGCTGCCGTTCGTCGCGCCCGTTTATCAGCGCGATCTGAAGATCGAGAACTACTTCATCGGCTATCTGAAGCACCCGTATGTATCGATCTATACCGGGCGCGGCTGCCGCTCGAAGTGCACGTTCTGCCTGTGGCCGCAGACGGTGGGCGGGCATCGCTATCGCACGCGCTCCGTCGAGAACGTGCTCGAAGAAGTGAAGTGGATTCGCGACAACATGCCCGAAGTGAAGGAGATCATGTTCGACGACGACACGTTCACCGACTTCAAGCCGCGCGTCGAGGAAATCGCGCGCGGTCTCGGCAAGCTCGGCGTCACGTGGTCGTGCAACGCGAAGGCGAATGTGCCGTACTCGACGCTCAAGATCATGAAAGAGAACGGCCTGCGCCTGTTGCTGGTCGGCTACGAGTCAGGCGACGACCAGATTCTGCTGAACATCAAGAAGGGCCTGCGCACCGACATCGCGCGGCGCTTCTCCGAAGACTGCCGCAAGCTCGACATCAAGATTCACGGCACCTTCATACTCGGCTTGCCGGGCGAAACGAAGGAGACGATCCAGAAGACCATTGAATACGCGAAGGACATCAACCCGCACACCATTCAGGTGTCGCTCGCCGCGCCATATCCGGGCACCACGCTCTACAAGCAGGCCGTCGAAAACGGCTGGCTCGAAGAGAACAAGGTAATCAACCTGGTGAGCAAGGAAGGCGTGCAGCTGGCGGCCATCGGCTATCCGCATCTGTCGCGTGACGAGATCTATCACCATCTCGAACAGTTCTACCGGCAGTTTTATTTCCGTCCGTCGAAGATCTGGGAGATCGTGCGCGAGATGCTGCTGAGCTGGGAAATGATGAAACGGCGTCTGCGCGAAGGCGTCGAGTTCTTCCGTTTCCTGCGGGCGCGCGAGGCATGA
- the hpnK gene encoding hopanoid biosynthesis-associated protein HpnK, whose product MTRQSAQRSINAPRRALIVTADDFGLHVRINEAVERAHLHGVLTSASLMVSAPASADAVRRAHLYPSLRVGLHLVLADGVPMLATHLIPALVDRHGRLGERMVRNGFRFFLLPEVRRQLKAEIRAQFQAFARTGLTLDHVNTHKHFHLHPTVLAMIIEVGSEYGLKAMRLPYEPGAPAWIRPWMARVRKQLDNAGIAHNDYVIGMSQTGHMDEAALLAALARLPEGVGEIYSHPAVAGEGAITPTMQTYRHSDELDALLSARVASAIAASGAITGGFADVFAQPSYL is encoded by the coding sequence ATGACGCGACAGTCGGCGCAGCGCTCGATAAACGCTCCCCGACGCGCGCTGATCGTGACGGCCGACGACTTCGGTCTGCATGTGCGGATCAACGAAGCCGTCGAGCGCGCGCATCTGCATGGTGTCCTGACGTCGGCGAGCCTGATGGTGTCCGCGCCCGCCTCGGCGGATGCGGTGCGCCGCGCGCACCTTTATCCGAGTTTGCGCGTCGGTTTGCATCTCGTGCTCGCGGACGGCGTCCCCATGCTCGCCACGCATCTGATTCCCGCGCTCGTCGACAGACATGGGCGGCTCGGGGAACGGATGGTGCGCAACGGCTTTCGCTTTTTCCTCCTGCCTGAAGTGCGGCGCCAGTTGAAGGCGGAAATCCGCGCGCAGTTTCAGGCCTTCGCACGCACGGGGCTCACGCTCGATCACGTCAATACGCACAAGCACTTTCATCTGCATCCAACGGTGCTCGCGATGATTATCGAAGTGGGGAGCGAATATGGGTTGAAGGCGATGCGGCTGCCGTACGAGCCGGGCGCGCCTGCGTGGATCAGGCCGTGGATGGCACGCGTGCGCAAGCAGCTGGATAATGCCGGTATTGCACACAACGACTACGTGATAGGCATGTCGCAGACAGGGCATATGGACGAGGCGGCGCTGCTCGCCGCGCTTGCACGGCTGCCGGAAGGCGTCGGCGAGATTTACAGTCATCCCGCCGTGGCCGGAGAAGGCGCGATCACGCCGACGATGCAGACGTACCGGCACAGCGACGAACTGGACGCACTGCTGTCCGCGCGTGTCGCGTCGGCGATAGCCGCGAGCGGGGCGATCACGGGCGGTTTCGCCGACGTGTTCGCGCAGCCGTCTTACCTATGA
- a CDS encoding lysylphosphatidylglycerol synthase domain-containing protein has protein sequence MIKWLKWLGLPAGIAVLIALALHSGIDDVLHAIRSAGFALLWLVPLHALPLLLDAQAWRLLLGRSASLAYLWWVATVREAVSRLLPVASIGGEFVGVRLARWKVDETGLVCASVIVEVLVTLAVQYVFAALGLVMIVAQTGHDGLLATVGAALLLSLPLPVVVFLLLRRGGLFHAIERWSARLPMSAHWNVERIGGARLDAAIDALLREPRLLLRAFVWQFAGYLLGASEVYVALWMLGHPVSIGGAIAIEALTQAARHAAFFVPSGLGVQEAVVVLLARMFGVDEQTALSLALVKRMREVLFGCVALASWQAAELVRNRGGGVARNLR, from the coding sequence ATGATCAAGTGGCTCAAATGGCTGGGATTGCCTGCGGGCATCGCGGTGCTGATCGCATTGGCGTTGCACAGCGGCATCGACGACGTGCTGCACGCGATCCGTTCGGCAGGCTTCGCGCTGCTGTGGCTCGTACCGCTGCATGCGCTGCCGTTGCTGCTGGATGCCCAGGCGTGGCGGCTTCTTCTCGGCAGAAGTGCGTCGCTCGCCTATCTGTGGTGGGTTGCGACCGTGCGTGAGGCGGTGAGCCGGCTGCTGCCTGTCGCAAGCATCGGCGGGGAGTTCGTCGGCGTGCGGCTCGCGCGCTGGAAAGTCGACGAGACGGGCTTGGTGTGCGCGTCGGTGATCGTCGAGGTGCTGGTGACGCTCGCCGTCCAGTATGTGTTCGCCGCGCTCGGGCTCGTGATGATCGTCGCGCAGACGGGCCACGATGGTTTGCTCGCGACCGTCGGCGCGGCGTTGCTGCTGTCGTTGCCGCTGCCCGTCGTCGTGTTCTTGCTGCTCAGGCGCGGCGGGCTATTTCACGCGATCGAGCGCTGGTCCGCGCGTCTGCCGATGAGCGCGCACTGGAACGTGGAGCGCATCGGCGGCGCGCGGCTCGATGCCGCGATCGATGCGTTGCTGCGTGAGCCGCGTCTGCTGTTGCGCGCGTTTGTCTGGCAGTTTGCCGGCTATCTGCTCGGCGCGTCGGAGGTGTATGTCGCGCTGTGGATGCTCGGACATCCCGTTTCCATTGGCGGCGCGATCGCCATCGAAGCGCTCACCCAGGCGGCGCGCCATGCGGCGTTCTTCGTGCCGTCGGGGCTGGGCGTGCAGGAGGCTGTCGTCGTGTTGCTCGCGCGAATGTTCGGCGTCGATGAGCAGACGGCGCTGTCGCTTGCGCTCGTCAAGCGGATGCGCGAAGTCCTGTTCGGCTGTGTGGCGCTGGCATCGTGGCAGGCGGCAGAGCTCGTGCGCAACCGTGGTGGTGGTGTCGCGAGAAACCTGCGCTGA
- a CDS encoding Fur family transcriptional regulator, with amino-acid sequence MPPLSTFPTRTLDALKRAGLLGTAAQVAVLDYLQRTEHGHFSAEEIHRRIAAGGERMNLSTTYRVLSQLVEAGFVANVPLGKHHSLYELNSGKAHDHLVCVVCGRVEEFSDPKINRRRIAIAKKFGLRIVGKTLALHGVCADCAARAHPPRPRAK; translated from the coding sequence ATGCCGCCCTTGTCAACGTTTCCGACCCGAACGCTCGACGCGCTCAAACGAGCCGGCCTGCTAGGCACGGCTGCGCAGGTCGCCGTGCTCGACTATTTGCAACGCACGGAGCACGGCCATTTCAGCGCGGAAGAGATTCACCGCCGCATCGCTGCGGGCGGCGAACGCATGAACCTGTCGACCACCTATCGCGTGCTCAGTCAGCTGGTGGAGGCGGGCTTCGTCGCGAACGTGCCGCTCGGCAAGCATCACAGCCTCTACGAACTGAATTCGGGCAAGGCGCACGATCATCTCGTGTGCGTCGTGTGCGGGCGCGTCGAAGAGTTCTCCGACCCGAAGATCAATCGCCGGCGCATCGCGATCGCGAAGAAGTTCGGCTTGCGCATTGTCGGCAAGACGCTGGCGTTGCACGGGGTGTGCGCGGATTGCGCAGCGCGCGCACATCCACCGAGGCCGCGTGCGAAGTGA
- a CDS encoding aminotransferase-like domain-containing protein has translation MKITLDVATATPLTEQIVGQVEALILARELRVGMRLPSIRKFAAEHNISRFPVIEAYDRLATRGLLQPKHGSGYYVAEQFEKAPRATRGLDAIRATPESDQILRQFERPDEVLNLSIGFIPEAWRDVEGIAQAIRQASRTDARSLIDYAIPQGDPVLRVQIEQRLAFVGVAAEPQNIMVTNSASEALDLVVRMLLKPGDTVFVEDPGYFNLFGLLKLQGIELVGVPRLSSGPDVEAVEALLKEHRPKLFFINTVFHNPTGTNVAPHVGFRLLQLAQEHDFMIVEDDVYADFQAIPTQRLASLDRLKRVVYIGGFSKSLSSSLRLGYIAAEAGLVKHFVEVKALTSLGGTRFSERVVAALLERGTYRKHLERLRRRVNGAISTAVELLNGIGWQVFDEPCGGTLVWARVPGVPNSDVFVAEAARAGITVQPGSYYRPHGEMTPWVRFNTAYLDNERALGFLRRAAAMGD, from the coding sequence ATGAAGATCACCCTCGACGTCGCAACGGCTACCCCGCTGACGGAACAGATCGTCGGTCAGGTCGAAGCGCTGATCCTGGCGCGCGAACTGCGCGTCGGCATGCGCCTGCCGTCTATCCGCAAGTTCGCGGCCGAGCACAACATCAGCCGCTTTCCCGTCATCGAGGCCTACGACCGGCTCGCCACGCGCGGCCTGCTGCAGCCCAAGCACGGTTCCGGCTACTACGTCGCCGAACAGTTCGAAAAGGCGCCGCGCGCCACGCGCGGGCTCGACGCGATCCGCGCGACGCCCGAATCCGACCAGATCCTGCGGCAGTTCGAGCGGCCCGACGAGGTGCTGAACCTGTCGATCGGCTTCATTCCCGAGGCGTGGCGCGATGTCGAAGGCATTGCGCAGGCGATCCGCCAGGCGTCCCGCACGGACGCGCGCAGTCTTATCGACTACGCGATTCCACAGGGCGACCCGGTGTTGCGGGTGCAGATCGAACAGCGCCTCGCGTTTGTCGGCGTGGCGGCGGAGCCGCAGAACATCATGGTGACCAACAGCGCGAGCGAGGCGCTCGACCTCGTCGTGCGGATGCTGCTCAAGCCGGGCGATACCGTGTTCGTCGAAGATCCCGGCTACTTCAACCTGTTCGGGCTGCTCAAGCTGCAGGGTATCGAGCTGGTCGGCGTGCCGCGTCTGTCGAGCGGGCCGGATGTCGAGGCCGTCGAGGCGCTGCTGAAGGAGCATCGGCCGAAGCTCTTTTTCATCAACACCGTCTTTCACAATCCGACGGGCACGAACGTCGCGCCGCACGTCGGCTTCCGGTTGCTGCAGCTCGCGCAGGAACACGACTTCATGATCGTCGAAGACGACGTCTACGCGGATTTCCAGGCGATTCCCACGCAACGTCTCGCGTCGCTCGACCGGCTGAAGCGCGTCGTGTACATCGGCGGGTTTTCGAAGAGCCTGTCGTCGTCGCTACGGCTCGGCTATATCGCCGCCGAAGCGGGGTTGGTCAAGCACTTCGTCGAAGTGAAGGCGCTCACCAGCCTTGGCGGCACGCGCTTTAGCGAGCGCGTCGTGGCCGCGCTGCTCGAGCGCGGCACGTATCGCAAGCATCTGGAACGGCTGCGGCGGCGCGTGAATGGCGCCATTTCGACCGCGGTGGAATTGCTCAACGGCATCGGCTGGCAAGTGTTCGACGAGCCGTGCGGCGGCACGCTGGTGTGGGCGCGCGTGCCGGGCGTGCCGAATTCGGATGTGTTCGTCGCCGAAGCGGCCCGCGCCGGCATCACCGTTCAGCCGGGCAGCTACTACCGGCCGCACGGAGAGATGACGCCGTGGGTCCGGTTCAATACCGCGTATCTCGACAATGAGCGAGCGCTGGGATTCTTGCGGCGCGCGGCGGCGATGGGCGATTGA